Proteins encoded together in one Paracidovorax wautersii window:
- a CDS encoding HD domain-containing phosphohydrolase has translation MTTPILIDIRQVRIGMFIQLDMGWMNHPFPMSSFKLTTPEQLQTLRGLGLSEVRYIPSKSDPETVPDEALPPATRTVVQAGVDVSPEARSTSASVGATGRDGSPRLPQADHVAAMRCDWRFAEATRIYQQLVHSLGEDLGPSRASTEALVSGCVSELLSNGDCAIRLLSEGVGMRPALHPVNVMVLSLLLGRALGIEGSELQDVGVAALLHDLGKASLPLHLAEPQSPLMPADRRRYESHVGESVVLARKMGWPAPVLLAIAQHHEMMDGSGFPQQLAGRDMVRAGQILALVNHYDRMCNPLHGGDPLTPHEALSVIFAQHKPRFDAVVLGAFIRMMGVYPPGSVVQLVNDRYALVISVNSSRPLRPRVLVHDPRVPVDQARILDLETVPELGIRRSLRPAQLPREALDYLSPRKRICYFFERAVDPVPREGDA, from the coding sequence GTGACCACTCCCATCCTCATCGACATTCGCCAGGTGCGCATTGGCATGTTCATCCAGCTAGACATGGGCTGGATGAATCATCCGTTTCCCATGAGCAGCTTCAAGCTCACCACCCCGGAGCAGTTGCAGACGCTGCGCGGGCTGGGGCTCTCCGAGGTGCGCTACATCCCGTCTAAGAGCGATCCCGAAACTGTGCCGGACGAAGCCCTGCCTCCTGCCACCCGCACGGTCGTCCAGGCCGGCGTGGACGTGTCCCCGGAAGCGCGCTCCACCTCTGCGTCAGTGGGCGCAACTGGCCGCGACGGGTCCCCGCGCCTGCCGCAGGCCGACCATGTCGCCGCCATGCGGTGCGATTGGCGCTTTGCCGAGGCGACGCGTATCTACCAGCAGCTCGTCCATTCCCTGGGCGAGGACCTCGGACCGTCGCGCGCCAGCACGGAGGCGCTGGTGTCCGGATGCGTCAGCGAACTGCTGTCGAACGGAGACTGCGCCATCCGGCTGCTGTCCGAGGGCGTGGGCATGCGGCCTGCCCTGCACCCTGTGAACGTCATGGTCCTGTCGCTGCTGCTCGGGCGCGCGCTGGGCATCGAAGGGTCCGAGCTCCAGGATGTCGGCGTGGCCGCGCTGCTCCACGATTTGGGCAAGGCGTCCCTGCCTCTGCACCTGGCCGAGCCGCAATCCCCGCTCATGCCGGCGGATCGCCGGCGCTACGAGAGCCATGTGGGGGAATCGGTCGTGCTCGCCCGCAAGATGGGCTGGCCCGCTCCCGTGCTGCTGGCCATCGCGCAGCACCATGAAATGATGGATGGATCGGGCTTCCCACAGCAGTTGGCAGGCCGGGACATGGTCCGGGCCGGGCAGATCCTGGCGCTCGTCAACCATTACGACCGGATGTGCAACCCCTTGCACGGCGGCGACCCGCTCACGCCGCACGAGGCGCTGTCCGTGATCTTCGCGCAGCACAAGCCGCGGTTTGACGCCGTGGTGCTGGGCGCCTTCATCCGCATGATGGGCGTGTACCCGCCCGGGTCCGTCGTCCAATTGGTGAATGACCGCTATGCCTTGGTCATTTCGGTCAATTCCTCGCGGCCGCTGCGGCCCCGCGTCCTCGTGCACGACCCGCGGGTGCCGGTGGACCAGGCCCGCATCCTGGATCTGGAAACGGTTCCCGAACTGGGCATCCGCCGCAGCCTGCGGCCTGCGCAGCTGCCGCGCGAAGCCCTGGACTACCTCTCGCCGCGCAAGCGCATCTGTTATTTCTTCGAGCGGGCCGTCGATCCCGTACCGCGAGAGGGCGACGCGTGA